TTCAGATCTACATATCTTTAATAATTCATTAATATACCCTTCTTCATTTACACGCGGAACAACAAAATGCTTATCGCTAAAGTAAATGGTAGGAGCAGTTTCTTTTAAGTCTGCAGTAAAGATTTTCCCTTCGATTCCTTCTTGTTTAAGTACTTCCTTGAATTTTTTAATTAAGGCAACCCTCCTACCTGAGCTAGTAAACAAAATATTCATTTCATTCTCCACCACGCTCGATTCCCCCCTTAAAAACTGGCATAGTCACATGCTTATTATTTGTTATCCCTTCTGACTTTAAAACCTTACTAAAAGTCAGATATAAAATTTTCAAGTCTAAAAGAAAACTTTGATTCTCAACATACCATACATCTAATTTGAATTTTTCATCCCATGAGATACTATTTCTTCCATTAATTTGAGCCCACCCAGTGATTCCAGGTCTTACATTATGCCTTTTAGCTTGCTCTTTCGAATATAAAGGCAAATATTCCATTAATAATGGTCGAGGACCCACCAAACTTAATTGACCTTTTAGCACATTTATTAATTGTGGTAATTCATCTAAACTATATTTTCTAAGAAATTCCCCAAATTTAGTTAATCTAACGTAATCAGATAGCAGCTCGCCATCACTATCTCTAGCATCAGTCATCGTACGAAACTTGTAAAGGTAAAAAGGCTGTCCATGTAGTCCTGGACGTTGTTGTTTAAATAGAATAGGTGAGCCTATTCTAAACTTAACTAGGACTCCTACTAAAAGAATAACGTGACAAAAGCACAATAATAATAATAAAGAAATAAGTATATCAAAGAGTCTCTTCATTAATAATCATACTCCTTGCTAAAATTTTTACGAATGCCTTTTTCAAAGATAAATAGACAAAAAAACATTCATTACAAACTTACTTCATTTCACTATACATCTTAGAAAAAAATTTAAACCTCGTATTTTTTAATTCCTTTTTTATTTATACATTTAGTTCCTCTTAAATTTATTGTTGATTTCACTTTTCAAAATCACTTTTTATCCCTATCATTTATTTACAATTAAATTCGTAAAAAAACTATTCAATCGCTCTTTGGTTATCACGTACAATAAAACTCTTTTTGTCAATCATTCGCACTACAGGTTTATATATACAATTTATTACATACGATGAAGCAATACATAACGTTATCAACCAAATAAAAATTATGATTGGATATCTAGGTGCAAATATAAGCTCTGGAAAAATTGACATATAAAAAAACATATGAGTCAACCATATGTTTGTCGAATGATCCCCCAAAAAAGCTAATATATGTTGTATAACACTACTCTTATTCATAAGAATAAAGAAACTAATAAATGCAATAGCCGTAAAAGGGGCGATAATCATAGATTCATAAAAAGCATGTAAAACTATTAACATGATTATCCCTATAGCACAAAGTGTATTCTTATAAGACATGTCATAAAATTTATTATATAGTTTCGAATAAATTTTTTCTTTCGCAAAAATAGTACCTACAATAAATGGAAGTAAAGATGTACCAACCAATACCACGGCATTTACTGACATACCTAGAATTGTATGATGCCCAACATCCAAAACATTTTTTATACGTTGAATATAACTCACTAAATATATAGTTCCAAAAACCAGTAACAAACTTAATGAATTATATTTCCTCACCAATTTAGTCAATAACGGTGCTAAAAAGACAAGAATAATATATGTCTGTAAAAACCACCATGCACCATTATATGAAGATGATAGTACAAAGACATTGAGAAGGAACTTTATTATACCACCTGAGAAAACCTCTGATTTACCTGAAAAAAATCCTACAACAACAAATAGAACAAGCACTATCCAATAGTTCATTAATAGTTTTAAGATACGTATACAGTTTCTATTTACATTTAATCTTTGTTCTTTATAAAAAATTACATATAAACCATAACCACTTACAAAACAATATATAGGTACACATGCATCTCCAAATAATGCCAAGTAGTAAACTAGCGGCGTTCCATTGATTGTTATAAAGTTTTCATACATCCCATTAACTTCTTTCCTACCAAACAGGTGAAGTAACAACATGAGTAATATAGCTGCTCCTTTTAACATTTTCGCATCACTTTTTGAAATTTCTATAAAATCGAATCTCCTCCTTTCATATCTGCTGGTTTCTCATTATACATTCCATATCAGCTGTTTTATTTAAGCCGTATATAATTAAATTTAGTTGTCGTTATATGATACTTCTTCCTAAAGTTTTAAAAATCCCAACATAAATAAAAAGCCACTATGCTTATGAAAACATTGTGGCCTTTCTCTTTTTATATTAATAATTCAACACATTACGCATTTATTTGTCCGAATATTGCAAATGTAGCCAATAGACCGATTTCCTTCCATACAATATCATTATCAGTAATAGTATCGCTGGAAATTGTAGAAAAAGTGGGTGAGATTGTATGTGACGTACCATTATTTAAAGCTTCATATACATGGTTACCAAAATTAATTCTACTTCCTTTCACATAACTTTTAGACGCTATCCACGTTTGATTATTTGCATATCCGCTTTTAGAACAAACCCAACCAATATATCCTCCCGCAATCGGATTTGAATTTCTTATTTCTTGTCCTAATCTATAATATCCTGTTGTCGGGATAGTTGGTATTCGATAGTATGGATCTAACACACCGTTAACAACATTTCCTTGTAAAAATTCTTTTCCTGTAATCATCATTGTTGCATTATTTAACATATTATTTTGCATTACAACTTGAAGTGTATTACTTGCTGTCCTATTGTCTATTCCAACTTGCGTTAAATTTACTGCGGTTATAGTATTATTTTGGATCACTGCTTGCTTACCTGCAAATTCTCCATCTAAAATAACAATCGTTCTTTGAAGAGTATCATTTGTAATTTTTATAACATTTCCACTTAACACTATATCATCAGATACATTTTGAACATTTAAGACTGTTCCATTTGGTTTTTCAATATGACAATTAATCATCTTGAATGACTTGAGATTATTTACTGTAAGTAACGTATTGTATCTATCCGTACTAATGAACTTACAATCTCTTAACTCTAAAGAGGTTGTTTTACTTGTTGCACCCAACAAATCAATTTCCTTAAAAAAACAATTCGTATATGTTCCTGCAAATAAGGTTGGGTTTTTAACATTATTAAATAGTGTATTTTCAAATATCCATCCTGGTTTAAATGTTCCTGCTGTTACATAATTTAAATACAACACATCTTGCCCTTCAAACACGCAGTTCGAAATTATTTGCGGCTCATTTTTAACCTCTAAAGTCCATTGATACAATGATGATAAGGAAGCTAGTTTATCCGCATCATTAAAAAAACGACAAGAATCAACTTTAACTACATATGGAAAAGGTGTATCAATAATCATCTTACTATTACAAAAAACATTACTTACTATGTTAATAGACCTGTTCGCATATACACCCTGCGTGTTTATTTGTGTTCCATATACGTAATTATTAGAGAAAATAACATCGCCTGACAAAGAGATTTTTGTTAATCGAATATTATTCCCTGCCACCATTACCCTATCGGTGCCACCATTAACTGCTAGCCCAACATAAGCATTTGATACTGTATTCATAATAGAATTGTCCAATATATAGATGAATTTCCCATTTACAACAATAATATTGTAATTTTTATTATCATGAAAATTATTTCTTTCAATATAGATATATTGGTTTAAGTCATATCCATCTTCAACATCAATTCCACTTTGTGGATTAGTACCTGCAATATGATGAATATTATTATCTCGAATGTATACATTCTTTGCACCACATACACTAATTCCTTGTCTACGGCAGTCATGTAAATTACATTTCTCAATATACGTATATTGAGGGAACGAAGGCACTCGAACATTTATTAAGCAATTTGTAGAAGCAGGAACATTACCTTGATGCAGAACGATTTTAGCGTAACTTGCTCCTTTAGGAACCTCTACTTCATCAAAAAATTGCACATTATTTTTTGATGATATAAATACATCACTTAAAGTATAAAAAATCACATCATAATAATCGCATTTTATATCAGAACCCAATGCTCCGTATCCATTTCCATACAAACCGAAGTAACCATACTTTACAATAGCCACTTGAGTCATATCAATTCGCAAAGTGGAACGTATCTTTGTTGTACTACTTACTAATGAACCATCTGTTGTATTAATTGCTCCCTGTTCAAATGAACTTGCTAATGATGTAGGAAAAGGTGAAATCTGACCAAAAGTACTGTTCAGTGTAATGGCATCTCCTGTACAATCTAAAATATCTAGATTATCTAAAGATACAAACCTTGTATTGTTCCCCCCATCAGCAGGTGGAATAAAACTCCCCACTTCAATTCCGTACCCTCCCTCATGTGTTCCTCCACTTGAATAATCATGCGTATCTCTATCCCCTTGGATAACACCATTTGTAACCCTGGAATAAATCTGATTTTTGCGAAAACTTACAATTGCATACCCTGTCAATTTATTCGTTTCCATTTTTAAGATTGAACCATTTAAATTCAGTGTAAGATAGCTTTGAGGTTCAATAGGATTTTGTTTATCAATTAAATATATACCTTTTGGTAATACAACTTCTGTATACCCTTGTTGCTGCGACGCCCAAACTAAAGCATTATTAATCCCTTGAGAAGTATTAACGGCGTCAGTTCCATCATTCTTAACATTCCACCTATCTAATTCTAATGTATATACACTTAAAGAATTTGTAATCCCTAAAGATTTTGGAATCCATTTTGATTGATTACTATCATAAGTCAAAATATCGTCATTAGAAGGAGGCTTGGTTACAAAATTCAAATCACTCAAACTTCCAAGATTAACCTTTCTAATCCACATCAATTTACACCTCTTTTTCATGTTTCTATATATTATGTTCAATACGGTAAATTGATTGGATATAGTAGAATTACTTGTACTTTCTAAATATCAATACAGGAATTCACTATTTAGAAAGACCTTTTACAATCCCTTTCTTCTTTCCTGAAAGATTTTCTCCTACTCATTATTTTTGGTCCACTTACCAAATAATTGGAGTAGACGATATAATTTTGAAAAGTAGTTTGGTCCAAAGGAAATTTTTATTGAAGGCCCTTTTGTATTTTCATAACTAATCACAATAAGTTAGATTACAGGAAACTTAGCAATAACATTTTTAATACCTCTTTTAATTTTCCCCTTTCTATACACTCTTTCACCTAGCACGTACAAATATTCTATATTTTTATATTTGATAGCCTCTAAATATTCCTTTGAAAAATAGTCCCTAGAACCTTCGTTATGCAAACACTCTATTACCTTTTCATTCGAAACATACTCTTCTATTAATCCTCTAATGTGCGCTTCACTCAGGTTACTATTAAACAAATTATATAGACATGTTTTAAATGTATTTAGCAACATTATACTAATTCCGTTGTATTGCTCTTGTTTAGTATCTAAATAATATTTATTAATAACTTCTTTTTGTATTTGATAACCATTGACCATATCCTCAAATAAATACGGCATATATTTACTTGTTAGTCCGCCCATCCTATAATAATATAAAGTCTCATCAATAATTGTTACCCTATTTGATTTTATAAACATTTCCAAATTATAAAAAAGATCTTCTCCCAAAAAATGTATTTTTTCTAAATACCCCCCACAACTTTCGAGTATCTTCTTTTTATATAACTTTGCAAATAACGAAGCTGGGAATGGGTGCCCCCAAAAGTATGCTACTACTAATTCTTGTCTTATTTCCTCCTTATTATAAATTCTATTATTATCGAAGTATTCACTTTTATTTTTTTTCTTAATCAACATACCATTACCTAGAACTTTATACGCATTACAAACTGTAATATCCGCAGAACTTTCAATAGAGTGTTTATATAGTATTTCAACCATTCTCCTGTCAATCCAATCATCTGCATCAACGAACATGACATAATCAGAACTCGAAACTTCTATTCCTTTTCTTCGAGTTGGAATACTTCCCTCATTATTCTTATTTATTACAATGATTCTTCTATCTAGCTTTTCATATTTCCTACATATATCCAAACTACCATCTGAGGATCCATCATTCACTAAGATCAGTTCCAAATCCTCAAATGTCTGGTTAAGAATAGATTTTATACATTTATCAAGTTTTTCCTCTGCATTATAGATAGGTACTACTACACTTATCCGACTCATACACTTCACCGCCCTTTATACAAATAGTCATAGTAATCTGAATTCTATTGTTATTTTTAGATTTTATGGTACATCATTTAAACTCACAATGCTCTAACTGTTAAACATCTAGATGTATGTAATTAAAAAACCGCTATGCTTTTATACATAACGCCCTTTCTCTTCTAGAATAATATCCTTCTTAATATATTTACTTATAATACACCTTCTTTTCATTTTATTATGCACATTAGGATCTTTATCTTCTTATTCAAAACATAACTTCCTTCGATTGAATCCACATAACATATAACATTTTTAGAATTTTATTCATTCCTCCCACTAATGATTTGTTCGAACAATCTAATGTTTTTTTTATAGGAAAAAAATTCCCTTCGTTCTTTACTTTTCAACTTATACTTCTCTATTAATTTAGGAGATGAGAGCATCCTTTTTAACCCTTCGTAGATACCATCTTCACTGTTTTCAACTAATAATCCATATTTTCCATTATCTAACATCTCAGCAGGTCCATTGCAATACGTGCTTAAAATTGGTAACTCCAAAATAATTGCTTCCGCTACAGCTAAAGAAAATCCCTCGGTTAATGAGGATGAGACATATATACTACACCTACTCATATATTTATATGGATTATCCTTAAATCCTAAAATATCTATTTTCCCACTTAAAACAGGGGTATGAAAAATCATTTCATTTAACTTCTCTCTTTCGGGACCATCTCCTAAAATTATTAAATTAAAATCATAACCTTCACTTAATAATCTTTTACATGAACGGATTAACCTATCAATACCCTTTTCAGCACTTAATCTACAAGAACATACGATGTTTATACCATCCTTGAATTCATAGTCCAATACCGCTTCATGAGATAGTTTCGTTATTTCATTATTATTAATCGGATTAAACAACACTTGACATCGTTCGTTCAAGTCATATTTATTACCAAATCGTTTTCGCGCAGCATTTGTTAACGTAATTATTGTATCGAAATTTCTGTAAGCTCGTTTTTGAATCCATCTTTTATAATTAACAAATGTAGTTGATTCCTCAGTTTCAAGATGTTCCAACCCTCCATGAATCCACATAACTTTATAACACTTGTTAATACTAATTGGGTATGAAAAAAAGTCTTTAGTAGTTACAATAATGTCATAATTCTCTTTAACTATGAACTTATTCACAAATATATGAGGCAAACATATAAATGAATAATACAGTAATCTTTTATAAATGCCTTTAACAGGTTTATAAAAAAGATATTGTATTCTAACATTTTCCGGGATTTTTTTAATATTCTCCTTCTCTCCTTCAGTTCTATACATAATAAACAGAGTTACTTCAAATTTAGTATAATCCAACCCATTCAAAGTATTTACTATAACTTTTTCAACTCCACCTATTGACATTATATCTGTGACTAGCAAAAGTTTCTTTTTCAATCAAAAAACACCCTTTCAAAAAAATGACATAAATAGTATTTTAATTACTATATTATGCGACTTGGTGATATTCAAAAACTTATTCATAGATAGGTCTTACTCGAATTTTTATGTGCTAATCGTCTAGATATTATTTTATTAGTTAATGTTTTGAACACATTAATTAAATACTCAAATTCTTCACTTTTTCTAAACACCATAAAAAAGATTGTATTTGGAATAACTAAACATAAAATGCTACGTATTACCATGTTACTAACTATAGAATTATTAAAGATATTGCCCAGAATATCCGTTATTATAACAGCAACTAAAACCAGCACTACAAACAATCCATATCTAGCAAAATATAATTTTACTGATTTTTTGAAAACTAAATTAAATATAATATAAGGATCGTACCAGAAGTAAGTGCACAATCTACTGATAATAGTCCCCAAAAATACACCTGCAATTCCTATGTGTTTCGCGAGAATTATAGAAACTACAATGTTTATGACAGCCGCTATAATAGGTCTATATTTTCCTTTTTTAAATAAACCAGTGGTTTCTCTAAAAGTTGTGGCCGCATTTTGCATTCCGGCAGTAAAAAAATTTAGTATTATGGCAAATATTATGTATTTATTAAACACATAATCCTTACCTAACCATAGAGTTATAAATGGATTCATTAAATTCCAAAGACAAACAGTACAAAAACCATATATCCAAAAATTAGCGAAATTCATCACACGAAAAATAAAATACTTTTTTTCCGCATCTTCTTTAGCATTTAAATTCCCGACACTGGCAGTAACAGAATAAAAAAAATACCCCAACAAGGTATTCAATGTGTTTAAAATCAATAAATAGTTCGAATACACACCAACCCAAATAATTCCAATAAATTTAGAGATAACAATATTATCAGTTCCGTTAATTACTACACCACTAATTTTATATAATAATAAAGCATACAAATTTTCAAAGAATAGCTTTCTATCTTCTTTGGATAATTTTGCATTATTTTTCCCTTGTAGATATGGATATAATTTATTTGCCGTATTTGCAATATATATATTTTCAATTATTCTCAATACTAATTGAACTATTAGTACCAAAATATAATTACTTATAGCTACCAATAAAAAAATTTGTAACGAGTGGGATATGATTGTAAATATACTATGTATTTTGGAAATAACATGATTACGTTGATCAGCAATAATAATTGATTGCTTATACACAAAATAATATGATGAAACTGAACTTACTAAAAATAAGAGGTAGATCATGTTAATATTTTCAATTGTAGTATGGGCATTCGTTATATAAGGAAGAAATGGTAATAGTGATAACCCTAGTAACAAAACTATTAATCCTATTAATCTGTATGCTTTTTGATATAAGTTCATTAATGCCTGTATTTTATAAATATCATTTTCAGCTAAAGGCTTGTATAAACTATAAATTATAGCAGTATCAAAACCCAAATTAGCTAGTGAAAACATAATTAATATACTTGTAAAAAGTCCATCCACACCTAAATATTCTACGCCGAGTGTATAAATAAAAACCGTTCTAACGACAAACCCCATACCAATACTGAGTAATTGTCCAGACAAACCAAATAATATATTTTTCAGGGAATTTTGTATTCTCATAATAATACCCTCTATTTTTAATTGTTTTGTTTAAGTATTGCATTTACTTTAATACTAATTTTTCTTTTTAAAATTGGAAAAAATTTCGTTATTCTGTATTTTAGTAATGCTTTTCTTCTCTGTGCTTTAAAATCATAATTTAAAAACCAGTCTAGTAAGTCTTTATCTAATATATACGTATAATTTTGCTTCATCCGAATTTGAATTAGATTCCAATACATAACAATGAACGTATTTGTAAAAAACTTCACCTCATTATTTAAAGATTTTTTGACGTACTGAAAAAGATTATTCGGGATATTGAACCCATACTCCCGAGGATCTTTTCCTTCAGCAATAATTCCCATAATAGTCCTTAAACATTTTTCACATTTACAACAATTTTCTTCATTTTTAAAACATACCCTGATATTAACCGATTCCTTATTAATTGAATAATGGTCAACAACCACTTTAACTTTATCCTGCCTAGTAAGTTCGTATCCATCGTGAAAAACTTCACCTGATGCATATTTTATTTCATTGTCGACTGTTGGATCCGATGCACAAGTAACTTGATATAAAGGTGAATTAGAGCTTGCAATATATATGCATTTTATCTTAAGTTTGAAAGCTATAGGAATAGCTGCGGATATTATTGCTAGTCCATGATGCAATCCATGCCACCATGTATCGTCTAATTTATCTCTAAAGTCATGGTCAACATTCCCCGCAATTATAAAAGTTCCATAATTAGATTGAATAAGAATATTTTCTAATCCATTCTCTTTTGCAAAACTTATAACATTTTCTTTATCTGCTTCCCAAACATTACTATTCTCTATATCATCTTCATGCCATCCATATTCCGTAATCAATAATGGCTTTTTATCCTTTATTCTTATAAAAGTAGTAAGTGCATCAAGCCCCCCACTAAATAGAGATGCTGCTTCAAGTTTAGGAATGTAAGAATTGTCAACAATTTTATCTACTACAATAGAACCCATAAATTTGACACTAGGAAACATATTTTGATATGCACTTTTTATATTATTTAGACAGACATAAAAGGATTTATCTAATTCTTTTATCACTATTGTTGAATCAGTAATCCATATAAGAGGGACTACATTCGCAACAAATGGAATAGCTAAAATGCTATTTGGAATATCCGATACATTATAGTTGTATTCAAGAAACATATGATTACTTGTTTTAAAATACTTTTGTAAATCCCCCTCGATACTAAAAAAGTAATCCACCCTGTTATTTTTTATTATAATTTCATCGAGAATTATGCTATTCATTTTTACCTCCTAATAAATCGCCTCATTTACCATATGTTCTGTTTAATTTGAGAATTGTCTTAACCATCGATTTACCACATCAAAATCTACCTTAACATCTGTGATTATTTCTGAATTAATCATTTTTTCAAGATTATTAAAATCACTTCTATCGATTAAATTTAAATTATATGTCTCGCCCATTCCCTTTGCTCTTTCATCTATAGAGATAATTATTGTACGTTTTTTATGTCGCATTGCGAATATACCACCATGTAAACGTGTTCCAATATAATCCACTTCTCTATTCAATATTTTTTCGTACTCTTCGATGGTAGGGGGTACAATTTTTATTTCTTGTACACCTTTTAATTCTTTCAAATATTCAAGATCTCCCGCGTCTTGTATCCAAAAATAAACATTTTTATAATTTTTATTAAGTATATCTATCAATAATTGATCCTTTACACGGTTCTTAGAATGATGAGTAAGTGTAAAAACAACTGAGTCTGATTTTTTTGTAGGAATTCCCTTACAAAACTCAGGTGTAAGGGACCACAATGTTACACACCCTGTATTTAAAGCTTTAAACCCCATTTCTTCTAAAAATCTTTTGGTTCTTTCGTCCCTAACGCTATGTATATATTCATGTGATAGAACTTTTTTATATAACAACTTTGTATATATATTTATCTTATTACCTTTCCCTGCACCAACACCAACTAGAATACTCCCTTTTAAAGGACCACAATTAAACATATTAATATTCCATTGAGGAAAATGAGTAAACATGTCCATCGCTAGCAAGTTTGAACCACCTACAAACTTATATTTAGCGCTACTATAAATCTGTACTCGATGTGATTTTCTTACTACTTGATACCAATGAAACGGTGAAACATGAGTGGGTAATGTTAAAACATATGCATTTTGAGTTATATCAGATAGCTGGTACTTTACACACTTCATTATTATGTCATCGCCCTTGTTAAGAGAACCTACCGACGTATCTAACACTAAAACATTATCCATGAAAACACTTCCTCCAAATATCTTTTATACATATAATAAAAGATTTTTTAGTTTTATAACTTAATCAAT
This genomic interval from Bacillus cereus contains the following:
- a CDS encoding sugar transferase, yielding MKRLFDILISLLLLLCFCHVILLVGVLVKFRIGSPILFKQQRPGLHGQPFYLYKFRTMTDARDSDGELLSDYVRLTKFGEFLRKYSLDELPQLINVLKGQLSLVGPRPLLMEYLPLYSKEQAKRHNVRPGITGWAQINGRNSISWDEKFKLDVWYVENQSFLLDLKILYLTFSKVLKSEGITNNKHVTMPVFKGGIERGGE
- a CDS encoding acyltransferase family protein; the encoded protein is MEISKSDAKMLKGAAILLMLLLHLFGRKEVNGMYENFITINGTPLVYYLALFGDACVPIYCFVSGYGLYVIFYKEQRLNVNRNCIRILKLLMNYWIVLVLFVVVGFFSGKSEVFSGGIIKFLLNVFVLSSSYNGAWWFLQTYIILVFLAPLLTKLVRKYNSLSLLLVFGTIYLVSYIQRIKNVLDVGHHTILGMSVNAVVLVGTSLLPFIVGTIFAKEKIYSKLYNKFYDMSYKNTLCAIGIIMLIVLHAFYESMIIAPFTAIAFISFFILMNKSSVIQHILAFLGDHSTNIWLTHMFFYMSIFPELIFAPRYPIIIFIWLITLCIASSYVINCIYKPVVRMIDKKSFIVRDNQRAIE
- a CDS encoding right-handed parallel beta-helix repeat-containing protein, whose amino-acid sequence is MWIRKVNLGSLSDLNFVTKPPSNDDILTYDSNQSKWIPKSLGITNSLSVYTLELDRWNVKNDGTDAVNTSQGINNALVWASQQQGYTEVVLPKGIYLIDKQNPIEPQSYLTLNLNGSILKMETNKLTGYAIVSFRKNQIYSRVTNGVIQGDRDTHDYSSGGTHEGGYGIEVGSFIPPADGGNNTRFVSLDNLDILDCTGDAITLNSTFGQISPFPTSLASSFEQGAINTTDGSLVSSTTKIRSTLRIDMTQVAIVKYGYFGLYGNGYGALGSDIKCDYYDVIFYTLSDVFISSKNNVQFFDEVEVPKGASYAKIVLHQGNVPASTNCLINVRVPSFPQYTYIEKCNLHDCRRQGISVCGAKNVYIRDNNIHHIAGTNPQSGIDVEDGYDLNQYIYIERNNFHDNKNYNIIVVNGKFIYILDNSIMNTVSNAYVGLAVNGGTDRVMVAGNNIRLTKISLSGDVIFSNNYVYGTQINTQGVYANRSINIVSNVFCNSKMIIDTPFPYVVKVDSCRFFNDADKLASLSSLYQWTLEVKNEPQIISNCVFEGQDVLYLNYVTAGTFKPGWIFENTLFNNVKNPTLFAGTYTNCFFKEIDLLGATSKTTSLELRDCKFISTDRYNTLLTVNNLKSFKMINCHIEKPNGTVLNVQNVSDDIVLSGNVIKITNDTLQRTIVILDGEFAGKQAVIQNNTITAVNLTQVGIDNRTASNTLQVVMQNNMLNNATMMITGKEFLQGNVVNGVLDPYYRIPTIPTTGYYRLGQEIRNSNPIAGGYIGWVCSKSGYANNQTWIASKSYVKGSRINFGNHVYEALNNGTSHTISPTFSTISSDTITDNDIVWKEIGLLATFAIFGQINA
- a CDS encoding glycosyltransferase family 2 protein, producing the protein MSRISVVVPIYNAEEKLDKCIKSILNQTFEDLELILVNDGSSDGSLDICRKYEKLDRRIIVINKNNEGSIPTRRKGIEVSSSDYVMFVDADDWIDRRMVEILYKHSIESSADITVCNAYKVLGNGMLIKKKNKSEYFDNNRIYNKEEIRQELVVAYFWGHPFPASLFAKLYKKKILESCGGYLEKIHFLGEDLFYNLEMFIKSNRVTIIDETLYYYRMGGLTSKYMPYLFEDMVNGYQIQKEVINKYYLDTKQEQYNGISIMLLNTFKTCLYNLFNSNLSEAHIRGLIEEYVSNEKVIECLHNEGSRDYFSKEYLEAIKYKNIEYLYVLGERVYRKGKIKRGIKNVIAKFPVI
- a CDS encoding glycosyltransferase, with product MKKKLLLVTDIMSIGGVEKVIVNTLNGLDYTKFEVTLFIMYRTEGEKENIKKIPENVRIQYLFYKPVKGIYKRLLYYSFICLPHIFVNKFIVKENYDIIVTTKDFFSYPISINKCYKVMWIHGGLEHLETEESTTFVNYKRWIQKRAYRNFDTIITLTNAARKRFGNKYDLNERCQVLFNPINNNEITKLSHEAVLDYEFKDGINIVCSCRLSAEKGIDRLIRSCKRLLSEGYDFNLIILGDGPEREKLNEMIFHTPVLSGKIDILGFKDNPYKYMSRCSIYVSSSLTEGFSLAVAEAIILELPILSTYCNGPAEMLDNGKYGLLVENSEDGIYEGLKRMLSSPKLIEKYKLKSKERREFFSYKKNIRLFEQIISGRNE
- a CDS encoding lipopolysaccharide biosynthesis protein, which encodes MRIQNSLKNILFGLSGQLLSIGMGFVVRTVFIYTLGVEYLGVDGLFTSILIMFSLANLGFDTAIIYSLYKPLAENDIYKIQALMNLYQKAYRLIGLIVLLLGLSLLPFLPYITNAHTTIENINMIYLLFLVSSVSSYYFVYKQSIIIADQRNHVISKIHSIFTIISHSLQIFLLVAISNYILVLIVQLVLRIIENIYIANTANKLYPYLQGKNNAKLSKEDRKLFFENLYALLLYKISGVVINGTDNIVISKFIGIIWVGVYSNYLLILNTLNTLLGYFFYSVTASVGNLNAKEDAEKKYFIFRVMNFANFWIYGFCTVCLWNLMNPFITLWLGKDYVFNKYIIFAIILNFFTAGMQNAATTFRETTGLFKKGKYRPIIAAVINIVVSIILAKHIGIAGVFLGTIISRLCTYFWYDPYIIFNLVFKKSVKLYFARYGLFVVLVLVAVIITDILGNIFNNSIVSNMVIRSILCLVIPNTIFFMVFRKSEEFEYLINVFKTLTNKIISRRLAHKNSSKTYL
- a CDS encoding peptidase, producing the protein MNSIILDEIIIKNNRVDYFFSIEGDLQKYFKTSNHMFLEYNYNVSDIPNSILAIPFVANVVPLIWITDSTIVIKELDKSFYVCLNNIKSAYQNMFPSVKFMGSIVVDKIVDNSYIPKLEAASLFSGGLDALTTFIRIKDKKPLLITEYGWHEDDIENSNVWEADKENVISFAKENGLENILIQSNYGTFIIAGNVDHDFRDKLDDTWWHGLHHGLAIISAAIPIAFKLKIKCIYIASSNSPLYQVTCASDPTVDNEIKYASGEVFHDGYELTRQDKVKVVVDHYSINKESVNIRVCFKNEENCCKCEKCLRTIMGIIAEGKDPREYGFNIPNNLFQYVKKSLNNEVKFFTNTFIVMYWNLIQIRMKQNYTYILDKDLLDWFLNYDFKAQRRKALLKYRITKFFPILKRKISIKVNAILKQNN
- a CDS encoding polysaccharide pyruvyl transferase family protein; the protein is MDNVLVLDTSVGSLNKGDDIIMKCVKYQLSDITQNAYVLTLPTHVSPFHWYQVVRKSHRVQIYSSAKYKFVGGSNLLAMDMFTHFPQWNINMFNCGPLKGSILVGVGAGKGNKINIYTKLLYKKVLSHEYIHSVRDERTKRFLEEMGFKALNTGCVTLWSLTPEFCKGIPTKKSDSVVFTLTHHSKNRVKDQLLIDILNKNYKNVYFWIQDAGDLEYLKELKGVQEIKIVPPTIEEYEKILNREVDYIGTRLHGGIFAMRHKKRTIIISIDERAKGMGETYNLNLIDRSDFNNLEKMINSEIITDVKVDFDVVNRWLRQFSN